The DNA region GGAGCCGCCGTGCCGGCGCTGCGCGGCCACTATTTCTTCTCCGATTTCTGCTCCGGCTTCATCCGCAGCATCGACCTCGCCGCCGCCGCCTCGTCCTACAAGGAGTGGATCACCCCCGCGCTCGGCCAGGTGCTCTCGTTCGGGGTCGACGGCGCCGGCGAGCTGTACGTCCTCACCTCGATCGGCCGAGTCTGGCGGGTGGACGGCACGGCCGAGTGAGACGGGTTGGCATCGGTCCGCCTGCTCCGGCTATGATCACCTGCTGAAGCTGGACTATCCAACAAAGGAACGCATACACGTGCTCGAGTACTGGTGGGCGATCATCCCGGTCGCCGTCGTCGTCGTGATTCTGTTGATTCGCTCGGGGCGTTCCGCCCGCGAGAGCGGAGTGCCGGCCCGCACGCGGTCGCGCGAGTCGAGTGGCCGGGACCGCGGATACGAAGGAACCGTCCGGTCCGCTGCCTTGCGGGAAGCCGCGTCGAGAGCCGGTTGGCCTGCCCCTCCGGAGACACACCGACGCGCCCTACCCGCGCTGGCCACGGGCGAGGACGTCGTGCTGGTGGCTCCCGCGAATCCGGCGCGCAGCGGCGCCTACCTGTTGGCCGCTCTGGACGATCAGGCGGACTCGGACGGGCTGCGCACGCTGATCCTGTGCACCGATCGCCGACACGCGGCGCGCGTGGCGACGCAGGCCCGCGAGCTCGGCGCCGACGGCGATCTGTGGATCGGGGAGATCCACGAAGAGGGTGACGAGGAGGCCCAACTGCGCGACCTGCGAGCCGGATTCGACATGGTCGTGGCCACGCCTGGTAGGCTGAACCGGCACCTGCGCAACGGCGCCCCGGTCATGGCCGATGTGCGCATGGTCGTCGTCGATGACGCGGCGCGCATTCTCGGTCGCGCGGACTCCGCGAGAAGGCTCGAGCGAGTGCTCGCCGAAGTGCCGCCGGGTCGGCAGTTGATCCTCGTCGCGACCAACGGCACCGACGCCCTCAGAGAACGATCGCAGGCCCTCGCCCCTGCCGCTCATTGGATAGAAGTGGCCGCGGACGATGCCAACGGCGACAAACGCCGGCCGGCGCGTTCGAGTGCCGCTACCAAGGGCGAGACCGCCGCTCCCCGGGACGAGCCCGCGGCGCCTGCCGCGCGGGCCGAGGAGGCGCAGGGCCAGCGCGTGAGCGGGGTCGTGAAATGGTTCAACGATTCCAAGGGATACGGTTTCCTACTCCCCGATGACGGAGACGACGACGTGTTCGTCCACTACAGCGCGATCGTCGGCGACGGCTTTCGCTCGCTGGAGGAGGGCGGCCGCGTCCAATTCACGATCGTCACCACTCAAAAGGGCCCCGAGGCCGCGGACGTCGAGCCTCTCTAGCCCGCAGCCCAGGAGACCGGAATGAAGGCTCGCACTACGCTGTTCGTCGCCTTGCTGATCGCCGCGGCCCCGCTCGCCGCCCAGGAGGGTCACGTGCCGCGCGCCGAGGCGGACCTGTCGCCGGAGCAGGCGGCCGTCATGGCGCCCGTGGACATGCTGTTCGACGGCATGCGCGCCAAGGACACGGCCATGATCCGCGCGGCCTTCGTCGAGAACGGCGGGCTGACCGGACCCGGCCGCGCGCAGGACGGCAGCGTCGTCATCCGAACCACGACGGTCGACGAGTTCGTCACCACGATCGGCAACTTCGAGCGCGTCATCGACGAGCCGCTTTTCGACGTGGAGGTGCGCATCGACGGCCCGCTCGCTACGGTGTGGGCGGAGTACGATGTGTTCATGGACGGCGACTTCAGCCATTGCGGCGTGGACGCCTTCCAGCTCGTACAACTAGCAGATGGCTGGAAGATCCTCACCATCGCCGACACCCGACGCAGGCAGGGGTGCGAGCGGATCGAGACGGAAGGTTGACGCTGGCCCCTTAGGAGGACGCATGGACGCCGCGGTACGGGACGCAATCAACGATCAGATTCGCAACGAGCTCTACTCGGGGTACGTGTACCTGGCCATGGCCGCGCACTTCGAGGAGAACAACCTCAGCGGGTTCGCGCACTGGATGCGCCTGCAGGCGCAGGAGGAGCTCGGGCACGGCATGCGCCTGTACGACTACCTGCTGGACCGCGGCGGCCACGTGACGCTGGAGGCGATCGAGCAACCACCCGTCGAGTGGGGCTCTCCGCTGTCGATCTTCGAGCACGCGCTGGAACACGAGCGCAGCGTGA from Gemmatimonadota bacterium includes:
- a CDS encoding nuclear transport factor 2 family protein; translated protein: MKARTTLFVALLIAAAPLAAQEGHVPRAEADLSPEQAAVMAPVDMLFDGMRAKDTAMIRAAFVENGGLTGPGRAQDGSVVIRTTTVDEFVTTIGNFERVIDEPLFDVEVRIDGPLATVWAEYDVFMDGDFSHCGVDAFQLVQLADGWKILTIADTRRRQGCERIETEG
- a CDS encoding ferritin, whose translation is MDAAVRDAINDQIRNELYSGYVYLAMAAHFEENNLSGFAHWMRLQAQEELGHGMRLYDYLLDRGGHVTLEAIEQPPVEWGSPLSIFEHALEHERSVTGMIDALYELAKEKHDHATQVALQWFITEQVEEEASAEDAVAQLRMAGDNAAALLMLDQKFGARTAVE
- a CDS encoding cold shock domain-containing protein, which encodes MSGVVKWFNDSKGYGFLLPDDGDDDVFVHYSAIVGDGFRSLEEGGRVQFTIVTTQKGPEAADVEPL